CGATCTACTCACCAGTGTTGAAGGTGACCTACAAGGTAGAAGCCACCCGTGTGGAACAGCGCACTGACTATGACCGCCTCGTTGTCGACGTGACGACTAAGCCCTCGATCGAGCCGCGCGATGCCCTTGCCTCTGCTGGTCGGACGCTCGTTGAGCTGTTCGGACTGGCACGGGAGTTGAACGTCGAGGCCGAGGGTCTCGATCTCGGGCCGTCCCCTGAAGAGGAAGAGGACAACGCTCTACTGGCGACCTCGATTGATACATTGAACTTGTCGGTGCGTTCGCACAACTGCCTCAAGCGTGAAGGTATCCAGACCGTAGGCGAGTTGATTACTCGCTCGGAAGCGGATCTGTTGGATATCCGGAACTTCGGCAGTAAGAGCATCGACGAGGTCAAGGACAAGCTGGTCGAGATGGGCCTCGCGCTGCGTGACAGCCCGCCCGGTTTCGACCCGTCGCAGGTCGTCTACTACGGCGACGATGACGGCGGCTTCGCCGAGACTGAGCAGTACTAAGCAACCACAGGAGTCAGGAGTAGTCATGCCTACCCCAACTAAGGGCGCCCGTCTTGGGGGCAGTCCGGCGCATCAGCGGTTGATGCTGGCCAATCTGGCCACCGCGCTGTTCGAGCACGGCCGAATTACCACCACTGAGACTAAGGCGAAGCGGTTGCGGCCGTTCGCCGAGCGGTTGGTCACCAAGGCCAAGCGCGATGATCTGGCTTCCCGTCGACGGGTCGCTGCGGTTATCAAGGATCCCACCGTGGTCCATGAGTTGTTCACTGAGATCGCTCCCGGCTATGCCGGTCGGCCAGGTGGCTACACCCGGATTACCAAGATCGGTCCGCGCAAGGGTGACAACGCCCCGATGGCGGTCATCGAGCTGGTAGAACCGCTCGCGGAGCAGACCGTGGCTGAAGCGACTGCTGCGACCAAGCGGGCGGCCAAGGAGGCTGCTGCCGCCGAGGCCGCCGACGCTAGCGAGGAGTCAACCACCGAGGAGACCGCCGACGAGGTGACCCCGGAAGCGTCCGAGGAGTTAGCAGAAGAACCGACAGCCGCCGCCGACGACTCCGCTGTCGCCGAAGCTGCCGACGATGAGTCGGACTCGGAAGAGGATGACGCCGCGAAGTGACCAGCCCGGGCGCTGACCCGCGCGCTGTGCCACCTGGTCGGACCAGAATTCGGCTCGACCTCGGTTATGACGGCACCGGTTTGTCCGGCTGGGCCCGGCAACCCGGACTGGACACGGTTCAGCAGCGGGTGGAATCGGCGCTCGCTGAAGTCTGCGGTGAACCGATCTCGGTGCATTGCGCCGGGCGTACTGATGCGGGGGTGCATGCCCGAGGCCAAGTGGCGCATGCGGATATCCCGGAGCAAGCCCTAGTACGGCGTACCTGGTACGGCCTGGTCGCACAGCTGAATCGACTGATGGGGCCGCAAGTCTTCTGTCGAGCGGTCACTGCTGCGCCAGCGGACTTTGATGCTCGGTTTGCGGCATTGTCGCGTCACTACAGCTACCGGATCTGTGACGATCCGCAGCAACGGGATCCACTCACGCGAAACTTTGTGGTCTTTCACCCCCGTGCGCTGGCTGAGTCGAGCATGGCCACCGCAGCGGCAGCGCTCGTTGGAGAGCACGACTTCGCGGCCTTCTGTCGGGCGAAAGCCGGCGCGACCACAATCCGCCGCGTTTTGTACCTCACGGTTCTCCGAGGAGCTCCCGGACTGCTGACTATCAACATCGGTGCGGACGCGTTTTGTCATTCCATGGTGCGCTCCGTTGTTGGTGCTTTGGTTGCTGTGGGTGAGGGGCGACGAGCGCCGGAGTGGGTGGCGGCGGTGCTGTCCGCCCAGGAACGGGACTCGGCAGCCGGCGTGATGCCCGCCGCCGGGCTGGTCTTGCAGCGGGTGGACTACCCGCCGCCGGCGGAAATGGCTGCGCGTATCCGGGAGGCTCGCCAACTGCGTACGGCCGAGCCAACTGACGGTCAACAGCCGTAAGTAGGAGTGCGAATTTTCTGGAATCTAGCGCGCATCGAATCTCGCGATCTGCAACGCTGGCGCCGGAAGAATCCCGAACCCTAACGATCTTCGGAGGATCACATGCGTGTGGTAGTCGCTCTCGGTGGAAACGCGTTGCAGAAGCGTGGCGAGGCAATGACGGTAGAGAACCAGCGAGAGAACGTGCGGATCGCTTGCCGGGCGTTGTCGCCAGTTGCCATGGAGAATGAGCTAGTCATTTCGC
This portion of the Actinomycetes bacterium genome encodes:
- the truA gene encoding tRNA pseudouridine(38-40) synthase TruA, which encodes MPPGRTRIRLDLGYDGTGLSGWARQPGLDTVQQRVESALAEVCGEPISVHCAGRTDAGVHARGQVAHADIPEQALVRRTWYGLVAQLNRLMGPQVFCRAVTAAPADFDARFAALSRHYSYRICDDPQQRDPLTRNFVVFHPRALAESSMATAAAALVGEHDFAAFCRAKAGATTIRRVLYLTVLRGAPGLLTINIGADAFCHSMVRSVVGALVAVGEGRRAPEWVAAVLSAQERDSAAGVMPAAGLVLQRVDYPPPAEMAARIREARQLRTAEPTDGQQP
- the rplQ gene encoding 50S ribosomal protein L17, with the translated sequence MPTPTKGARLGGSPAHQRLMLANLATALFEHGRITTTETKAKRLRPFAERLVTKAKRDDLASRRRVAAVIKDPTVVHELFTEIAPGYAGRPGGYTRITKIGPRKGDNAPMAVIELVEPLAEQTVAEATAATKRAAKEAAAAEAADASEESTTEETADEVTPEASEELAEEPTAAADDSAVAEAADDESDSEEDDAAK
- a CDS encoding DNA-directed RNA polymerase subunit alpha, which translates into the protein MLITKRPVLREETLSDYRSKFVLEPLEPGFGYTLGNSLRRTLLSSIPGAAVTSIKIDGVQHEFSTIEGVKEDVIEIILNVKGLVVSIDGDDVATAYITKTGPGLVTAADIQLPAGVEVHNPDLVIASLDDRGQLEMELTIEAGRGYVTAQPPPRDAGGEIGRIPVDSIYSPVLKVTYKVEATRVEQRTDYDRLVVDVTTKPSIEPRDALASAGRTLVELFGLARELNVEAEGLDLGPSPEEEEDNALLATSIDTLNLSVRSHNCLKREGIQTVGELITRSEADLLDIRNFGSKSIDEVKDKLVEMGLALRDSPPGFDPSQVVYYGDDDGGFAETEQY